A single region of the Streptomyces virginiae genome encodes:
- a CDS encoding putative T7SS-secreted protein: MTDLGGLIDKGLDKIDEKVDSAKKVIGHGVDRATDEIGGALDRAGAHGWADKVEDFGDNAASRLGATVREQQLGESEQADELIHGRSSTLRESAKHFTDFQAAFDRVGQGMKALDSDQWKGQAAEAFRAKFAMHPTDWLRASDACESASGALSRYAETVEWAQKQAQTAIDLHKAAVKATKEAHDAHLKNKDAYEAAAKAGHDPGPVPVEGADPGDAARKRAKEILDEARRQRDEAATTAERALKAAMEHAPAKPPATDRLLADIVDYAGSESVELSHVVGGALKGTAGTLNFARGLNPLDVYNLTHPADFHQNLSMTLAGLVSTASHPERIPGPMIDSYMADPDEFKGRLLPDLIGTKGLPTIRSGMRFAEDAAESAARREAARMGEHAAPSGTSAGPPKERGLLMRQDDDFYSELNSRGQRKSHLNENGDLVPANPDGQASIVDHVVGRDPKKSDSPYTSLSSDGADAKDFGNGKIKIDLPRLEQDIASGRVQGVSIHSPEDVQSAIQASANEIAGRHVDLTVPPDSTRPAIEEAARELGLSNTKTKRIAQRMVDMMNTRRDQEWLIKGIVPSDYISGPQ; the protein is encoded by the coding sequence ATGACGGACTTGGGCGGTCTGATCGACAAGGGTCTCGACAAGATCGATGAGAAGGTCGATTCGGCCAAGAAGGTCATCGGCCACGGCGTGGACCGGGCCACCGACGAGATCGGTGGCGCCCTCGACCGGGCCGGCGCGCACGGCTGGGCGGACAAGGTCGAGGACTTCGGTGACAACGCCGCGTCCCGTCTGGGGGCCACCGTACGGGAACAGCAGCTCGGCGAAAGCGAGCAGGCCGACGAACTGATCCACGGCAGGTCGTCGACGCTCCGGGAGTCGGCCAAGCACTTCACGGACTTCCAGGCGGCCTTCGACCGGGTCGGCCAGGGCATGAAGGCCCTCGACTCGGACCAGTGGAAGGGGCAGGCGGCCGAAGCGTTCCGGGCGAAGTTCGCGATGCATCCCACCGACTGGCTGCGCGCCTCCGACGCGTGCGAGTCGGCGAGCGGTGCGCTCAGCCGGTACGCGGAAACGGTGGAGTGGGCGCAGAAGCAGGCCCAGACGGCCATCGACCTGCACAAGGCCGCGGTGAAGGCGACGAAGGAAGCCCACGACGCCCACCTCAAGAACAAGGACGCCTACGAGGCCGCTGCGAAGGCCGGCCACGATCCGGGCCCGGTCCCGGTCGAGGGCGCGGACCCGGGAGACGCAGCCCGCAAACGGGCCAAGGAGATCCTGGACGAAGCCCGCAGGCAGCGCGACGAGGCAGCCACGACGGCCGAACGCGCCCTCAAAGCGGCCATGGAGCACGCCCCGGCCAAGCCCCCGGCGACGGACCGGCTGCTGGCCGACATCGTCGACTACGCGGGCTCGGAGTCGGTCGAACTCAGCCACGTCGTGGGTGGCGCGCTCAAGGGCACGGCGGGGACCCTGAATTTCGCCCGCGGCCTGAACCCCCTCGACGTGTACAACCTGACGCACCCGGCCGATTTCCACCAGAACCTCAGCATGACGCTGGCCGGTCTCGTCTCCACCGCGTCCCACCCCGAACGCATCCCCGGCCCGATGATCGACAGCTACATGGCTGACCCCGACGAATTCAAGGGGCGCCTCCTCCCCGACCTCATCGGCACGAAGGGCTTGCCCACGATCCGGTCCGGAATGCGCTTCGCCGAGGACGCGGCGGAGAGCGCGGCCCGCAGGGAAGCCGCCCGGATGGGTGAGCATGCGGCACCCAGCGGTACGTCCGCCGGGCCACCCAAGGAGCGCGGTCTTCTGATGCGTCAGGATGACGACTTCTACAGCGAACTCAACAGCAGGGGACAGCGAAAGTCCCACCTGAATGAGAACGGCGATCTTGTCCCAGCCAATCCGGACGGCCAGGCAAGTATTGTCGACCACGTGGTCGGACGAGACCCTAAGAAATCAGACAGTCCTTACACGTCCTTGAGCAGTGATGGAGCTGACGCCAAGGACTTTGGTAACGGGAAAATAAAAATCGACCTACCACGCCTGGAACAGGACATAGCAAGCGGCCGCGTCCAAGGCGTGAGCATCCACTCCCCCGAGGATGTCCAATCGGCAATTCAAGCGAGCGCGAACGAGATCGCAGGCAGACATGTCGATCTCACGGTGCCGCCTGACAGCACTCGTCCCGCGATCGAAGAAGCGGCACGTGAACTGGGGCTCAGCAACACGAAGACCAAGCGGATCGCCCAGCGGATGGTCGACATGATGAACACACGACGCGATCAGGAATGGCTGATCAAAGGTATCGTTCCCAGCGACTACATCTCGGGACCACAGTGA
- a CDS encoding SDR family oxidoreductase, with amino-acid sequence MLLRGKTVIVSGVGAGLGHQVAATVVRDGGNAVLGARTEANLAKSAAEIDPDGAHTAHRATDITDETQCAALAELALSRFGRIDAVVHVAAWDSYFGGLEDADFGTWQQIIDVNLLGTLKMTRACVPALKERGGSVVIIGTQSAVAAPNEVQQAAYAASKGALTSAMYSMARELGPHRIRVNTVLPGWMWGPPVQAFVTFSAHTEGVPEAEVHARLTQRMALPDLATDGDVADSVAFLASDRARAITGQSLLVNAGELMR; translated from the coding sequence ATGCTGCTGCGAGGGAAGACCGTCATCGTCTCCGGGGTCGGGGCCGGGCTCGGGCATCAGGTGGCCGCCACCGTCGTGCGCGACGGCGGGAACGCCGTGCTCGGGGCCCGGACCGAGGCGAATCTCGCCAAGTCCGCCGCCGAGATCGACCCCGACGGAGCGCACACCGCCCACCGCGCCACCGACATCACCGACGAGACGCAGTGCGCGGCCCTGGCCGAGCTCGCGCTCAGCCGTTTCGGCCGGATCGACGCCGTCGTGCACGTCGCCGCCTGGGACTCTTACTTCGGGGGCCTGGAGGACGCCGACTTCGGGACCTGGCAGCAGATCATCGACGTCAATCTGCTGGGGACGCTGAAGATGACCCGTGCGTGCGTGCCCGCGCTCAAGGAGCGCGGCGGGTCCGTGGTGATCATCGGGACGCAGTCGGCCGTGGCCGCGCCCAACGAGGTGCAGCAGGCCGCCTACGCCGCCTCCAAGGGGGCCCTGACCTCCGCCATGTACTCCATGGCCCGCGAGCTCGGACCGCACCGGATCCGCGTCAACACCGTGCTGCCCGGCTGGATGTGGGGGCCGCCCGTGCAGGCCTTCGTCACCTTCTCCGCGCACACCGAGGGCGTCCCCGAGGCCGAGGTGCACGCCCGCCTCACCCAGCGGATGGCGCTGCCCGATCTGGCCACCGACGGGGACGTCGCCGACTCCGTCGCCTTCCTCGCCTCCGACCGGGCTCGGGCGATAACCGGCCAGTCGCTGCTGGTCAACGCGGGTGAGCTGATGAGATGA